A region of Stegostoma tigrinum isolate sSteTig4 chromosome 3, sSteTig4.hap1, whole genome shotgun sequence DNA encodes the following proteins:
- the hmgb2a gene encoding high mobility group protein B2a translates to MVRKDPNKPRGKMSSYAYFVQTCREEHKKKHPEATVNFAEFSKKCSERWKTMSSKEKSKFEDLAKNDKVRYDREMKNYVPQKGEKKKKKDPNAPKRPPSAFFIFCSEKRPKIKSESPGMSIGDVAKKLGEMWSTVQPKDKVPYEQKASKLKEKYEKEVAAYRAKCKGDAGKKPAAKPAQAAKKKKEEEEEDEDEDEEEEDDEEEEDDEEDDD, encoded by the exons ATGGTTAGAAAAGATCCCAATAAACCCCGGGGCAAAATGTCCTCATACGCATACTTTGTGCAGACTTGTCGGGAGGAGCACAAAAAGAAACACCCTGAAGCCACTGTCAACTTTGCAGAGTTCTCGAAGAAATGTTCAGAAAGGTGGAAG ACCATGTCAAGCAAAGAGAAGTCCAAGTTTGAAGACCTGGCTAAGAATGACAAGGTCCGTTATGATAGGGAGATGAAGAACTATGTCCCTcaaaagggggagaaaaagaagAAGAAGGATCCAAATGCCCCCAAGAGACCACC ATcagcatttttcattttctgCTCTGAGAAGCGTCCAAAGATCAAGAGCGAATCTCCTGGAATGTCCATTGGAGATGTTGCAAAGAAGCTCGGAGAGATGTGGTCCACAGTGCAACCCAAGGATAAAGTACCATATGAGCAGAAGGCTTCCAAGTTAAAGGAGAAGTATGAAAAG GAAGTTGCAGCTTATCGTGCCAAATGCAAGGGCGATGCTGGTAAGAAACCTGCTGCCAAGCCAGCTCAGGCTGCAAAGAAGAAgaaggaagaggaggaagaagatGAGGATGAAGATGAAGAGGAGGAAGATGATGAGGAAGAAGAGGATGATGAGGAAGATGACGATTAA